The Ananas comosus cultivar F153 linkage group 7, ASM154086v1, whole genome shotgun sequence genome has a window encoding:
- the LOC109712944 gene encoding exocyst complex component EXO70A1-like isoform X1: MAEHTPSTAIEMGGEEIAVGRTGVESVEESEVLTDKMIRIVADLNARYSNMTLREERCIHDAEKQLRMLEEKIRTMESNPSIICDNDLQEASKYLRLANKIRQLVEDLRSSNFTNVDKEWDNLLIRAYDLLQMAMARLEEEFVHLLAHYRQPMDPGRLSFRSTEDDSMEDFSSSSFGEEPIEGKIQGDSSSSPEEYIVDLINSHAIATIKSIAEVMFLSDYDKECCQAYITARKDALEECLLVLKIEKFTIEELLSIEWSALSSLIRRWNRGLKVLVRVYLASERRLSHLIFGELSKSVADSCFVEISRGSFVQFLSFGEAVAMGPRKPEKLFRILDMYEVLCDLLTDISSLFPNESGFSVLTECNEVLLRLGEAVKNTFMNFKYAIQTNTSTTPFSGGGVHPLTKYVMNYIKALVDYSKTLNSLFGSQTSENQNLSSESTTMALHLQSITAALELNLEGRSKLYKDDSLQNIFMTNNICYMVQKVKDSELRKFIGDDWIRVHNRKFQQHALSYERASWGPVLSFLREEGILSPNSSMPSRTVLKERFRGFNSAFEEVYRIQTAWSVPNSQLRDDLKISISLRVVQAYRTFMGRYAAYLDGARHRERYIKYCAEDVEKYLLDLFERSPKSLPYAHRW; the protein is encoded by the coding sequence ATGGCCGAACACACGCCGTCGACAGCTATTGAGATGGGTGGAGAAGAGATTGCGGTAGGGAGGACTGGTGTTGAATCTGTTGAAGAATCTGAGGTTCTTACTGACAAGATGATCAGAATCGTTGCCGACTTGAACGCGCGCTACTCAAACATGACACTTCGAGAAGAACGATGTATTCATGATGCGGAGAAACAGCTTAGGATGTTGGAGGAGAAGATCCGCACTATGGAATCCAATCCGTCCATAATATGCGACAACGATCTGCAAGAAGCATCCAAGTATTTGCGGCTTGCAAACAAAATCCGACAGCTTGTTGAGGATTTGAGGAGCTCCAACTTCACCAATGTAGACAAAGAGTGGGACAATCTCTTAATCCGTGCTTATGACCTTCTTCAAATGGCAATGGCAAGGCTCGAGGAGGAGTTTGTTCATCTCCTTGCACACTATCGGCAGCCGATGGACCCAGGAAGGCTATCCTTCCGCTCAACCGAAGACGACAGTATGGAAGATTTCTCAAGCAGCTCTTTTGGCGAGGAGCCGATTGAAGGTAAAATTCAGGGAGATAGTAGTTCGAGCCCAGAAGAGTATATAGTCGACTTGATAAATTCTCATGCGATTGCGACCATTAAATCCATCGCGGAGGTGATGTTTTTATCAGATTATGACAAAGAATGTTGTCAAGCATACATTACTGCTAGAAAAGATGCGCTTGAGGAGTGCCTCTTGGTTCTAAAAATTGAGAAATTCACCATCGAAGAACTTCTTAGCATTGAGTGGAGTGCCTTGAGCAGCTTAATTAGGAGGTGGAATCGGGGATTAAAGGTTTTAGTTCGAGTCTATCTCGCCAGTGAAAGGCGCCTCTCTCATCTTATATTTGGAGAACTCTCAAAATCGGTGGCCGATTCGTGCTTTGTGGAGATCTCGAGGGGCTCATTTGTTCAATTCCTTAGTTTCGGTGAAGCAGTAGCAATGGGGCCTCGCAAACCTGAGAAGCTGTTTCGGATTCTTGATATGTACGAGGTTCTGTGCGATCTTCTCACTGACATAAGTTCTTTATTCCCCAATGAATCAGGCTTTAGTGTCTTAACAGAGTGTAATGAAGTTTTGCTCAGATTGGGCGAGGCAGTAAAAAACACTTTCATGAATTTTAAGTATGCGATTCAGACAAACACTTCAACCACTCCATTTTCTGGAGGAGGAGTTCACCCTCTCACGAAGTACGTCATGAACTATATCAAAGCCCTCGTAGATTATAGCAAGACTCTTAATTCACTCTTTGGGTCCCAAACCAGCGAAAACCAAAATCTCTCATCCGAATCCACCACAATGGCTTTGCATCTACAATCGATAACTGCTGCTCTTGAATTAAACCTCGAAGGAAGATCTAAGCTATATAAGGATGACTCATTGCAGAACATCTTTATGACGAACAACATATGCTACATGGTTCAAAAGGTCAAGGATTCCGAACTTCGGAAATTCATTGGTGACGACTGGATTAGGGTGCATAATAGGAAATTCCAGCAGCATGCATTGAGTTATGAGAGGGCCTCGTGGGGCCCGGTCCTCTCTTTCTTGAGAGAAGAAGGGATCTTGAGCCCTAACTCTAGCATGCCTTCGAGAACAGTACTTAAGGAGAGATTTCGAGGGTTCAACTCTGCCTTTGAAGAGGTTTATCGGATTCAGACTGCGTGGTCAGTCCCGAATTCCCAACTTAGAGATGATCTTAAAATCTCGATATCATTAAGGGTCGTACAAGCTTACCGCACTTTCATGGGGAGGTATGCTGCCTATTTGGATGGTGCAAGGCATCGAGAGAGGTACATCAAATACTGTGCAGAAGATGTGGAAAAATATCTACTGGATCTTTTTGAAAGGTCACCAAAGTCACTGCCATACGCACATCGTTGGTGA
- the LOC109712944 gene encoding exocyst complex component EXO70A1-like isoform X2, which translates to MGGEEIAVGRTGVESVEESEVLTDKMIRIVADLNARYSNMTLREERCIHDAEKQLRMLEEKIRTMESNPSIICDNDLQEASKYLRLANKIRQLVEDLRSSNFTNVDKEWDNLLIRAYDLLQMAMARLEEEFVHLLAHYRQPMDPGRLSFRSTEDDSMEDFSSSSFGEEPIEGKIQGDSSSSPEEYIVDLINSHAIATIKSIAEVMFLSDYDKECCQAYITARKDALEECLLVLKIEKFTIEELLSIEWSALSSLIRRWNRGLKVLVRVYLASERRLSHLIFGELSKSVADSCFVEISRGSFVQFLSFGEAVAMGPRKPEKLFRILDMYEVLCDLLTDISSLFPNESGFSVLTECNEVLLRLGEAVKNTFMNFKYAIQTNTSTTPFSGGGVHPLTKYVMNYIKALVDYSKTLNSLFGSQTSENQNLSSESTTMALHLQSITAALELNLEGRSKLYKDDSLQNIFMTNNICYMVQKVKDSELRKFIGDDWIRVHNRKFQQHALSYERASWGPVLSFLREEGILSPNSSMPSRTVLKERFRGFNSAFEEVYRIQTAWSVPNSQLRDDLKISISLRVVQAYRTFMGRYAAYLDGARHRERYIKYCAEDVEKYLLDLFERSPKSLPYAHRW; encoded by the coding sequence ATGGGTGGAGAAGAGATTGCGGTAGGGAGGACTGGTGTTGAATCTGTTGAAGAATCTGAGGTTCTTACTGACAAGATGATCAGAATCGTTGCCGACTTGAACGCGCGCTACTCAAACATGACACTTCGAGAAGAACGATGTATTCATGATGCGGAGAAACAGCTTAGGATGTTGGAGGAGAAGATCCGCACTATGGAATCCAATCCGTCCATAATATGCGACAACGATCTGCAAGAAGCATCCAAGTATTTGCGGCTTGCAAACAAAATCCGACAGCTTGTTGAGGATTTGAGGAGCTCCAACTTCACCAATGTAGACAAAGAGTGGGACAATCTCTTAATCCGTGCTTATGACCTTCTTCAAATGGCAATGGCAAGGCTCGAGGAGGAGTTTGTTCATCTCCTTGCACACTATCGGCAGCCGATGGACCCAGGAAGGCTATCCTTCCGCTCAACCGAAGACGACAGTATGGAAGATTTCTCAAGCAGCTCTTTTGGCGAGGAGCCGATTGAAGGTAAAATTCAGGGAGATAGTAGTTCGAGCCCAGAAGAGTATATAGTCGACTTGATAAATTCTCATGCGATTGCGACCATTAAATCCATCGCGGAGGTGATGTTTTTATCAGATTATGACAAAGAATGTTGTCAAGCATACATTACTGCTAGAAAAGATGCGCTTGAGGAGTGCCTCTTGGTTCTAAAAATTGAGAAATTCACCATCGAAGAACTTCTTAGCATTGAGTGGAGTGCCTTGAGCAGCTTAATTAGGAGGTGGAATCGGGGATTAAAGGTTTTAGTTCGAGTCTATCTCGCCAGTGAAAGGCGCCTCTCTCATCTTATATTTGGAGAACTCTCAAAATCGGTGGCCGATTCGTGCTTTGTGGAGATCTCGAGGGGCTCATTTGTTCAATTCCTTAGTTTCGGTGAAGCAGTAGCAATGGGGCCTCGCAAACCTGAGAAGCTGTTTCGGATTCTTGATATGTACGAGGTTCTGTGCGATCTTCTCACTGACATAAGTTCTTTATTCCCCAATGAATCAGGCTTTAGTGTCTTAACAGAGTGTAATGAAGTTTTGCTCAGATTGGGCGAGGCAGTAAAAAACACTTTCATGAATTTTAAGTATGCGATTCAGACAAACACTTCAACCACTCCATTTTCTGGAGGAGGAGTTCACCCTCTCACGAAGTACGTCATGAACTATATCAAAGCCCTCGTAGATTATAGCAAGACTCTTAATTCACTCTTTGGGTCCCAAACCAGCGAAAACCAAAATCTCTCATCCGAATCCACCACAATGGCTTTGCATCTACAATCGATAACTGCTGCTCTTGAATTAAACCTCGAAGGAAGATCTAAGCTATATAAGGATGACTCATTGCAGAACATCTTTATGACGAACAACATATGCTACATGGTTCAAAAGGTCAAGGATTCCGAACTTCGGAAATTCATTGGTGACGACTGGATTAGGGTGCATAATAGGAAATTCCAGCAGCATGCATTGAGTTATGAGAGGGCCTCGTGGGGCCCGGTCCTCTCTTTCTTGAGAGAAGAAGGGATCTTGAGCCCTAACTCTAGCATGCCTTCGAGAACAGTACTTAAGGAGAGATTTCGAGGGTTCAACTCTGCCTTTGAAGAGGTTTATCGGATTCAGACTGCGTGGTCAGTCCCGAATTCCCAACTTAGAGATGATCTTAAAATCTCGATATCATTAAGGGTCGTACAAGCTTACCGCACTTTCATGGGGAGGTATGCTGCCTATTTGGATGGTGCAAGGCATCGAGAGAGGTACATCAAATACTGTGCAGAAGATGTGGAAAAATATCTACTGGATCTTTTTGAAAGGTCACCAAAGTCACTGCCATACGCACATCGTTGGTGA
- the LOC109713499 gene encoding presenilin-like protein At2g29900, with product MADAELADPGSVLDFLGEGIIRIVSPVSASMLLVVLLVSSLSSPSSSSSSPLFSITYSSSSAWDDLKVALLSSVAFVALTTLVTFVLVLLFYLRCSRLLRSYLALSSFVVFAFLGGHVSLLLVRRFSLPLDPLTFALLLLNLSVVGVAAVFAPSRTIPISLNQAYLVLIGVLVAYWFTLLPEWTTWALLIAMALYDLAAVLLPGGPLRLLVEIAESRDEEIPALIYEVRPVENLPRLSRRVSRARTHFDANPPSNSTPAPPGESPPPEMAVVLDVDRPAAEEPSPADVNAPLIEQRRNHPVNRSGEEWLEGIGVASLGSIKLGLGDFIFYSVLVGRAAMYDYTAVYACYLAIIAGLGVTLLLLGFFRQALPALPVSITLGVVFYVLTRELLEVFVVQCSTNLLMF from the coding sequence ATGGCCGATGCCGAGCTCGCCGATCCGGGGAGCGTCCTCGATTTCCTCGGCGAGGGAATCATCCGGATCGTCTCCCCCGTCTCCGCCTCCAtgctcctcgtcgtcctcctcgtgtcctccctctcctccccctcctcctcctcctcgtcccccCTCTTCTCCATCACCTACTCCTCCTCATCCGCGTGGGACGACCTCAAGGTCGCCCTGCTCAGCTCCGTCGCCTTCGTCGCCCTCACCACCCTCGTCACCttcgtcctcgtcctcctcttcTACCTACGCTGCTCCCGCCTCCTCCGCTCCTACCTCGCCCTCTCCTCCTTCGTCGTCTTCGCCTTCCTCGGCGGCCacgtctccctcctcctcgtccGCCGCTTCTCCCTCCCCCTCGACCCCCTCaccttcgccctcctcctcctcaacctCTCCGTCGTCGGCGTCGCCGCCGTGTTCGCGCCCTCGAGGACCATCCCCATCTCCCTGAACCAGGCCTACCTCGTCCTCATCGGGGTCCTGGTCGCCTACTGGTTCACCCTCCTCCCCGAGTGGACCACCTGGGCTCTCCTGATCGCCATGGCCCTGTACGATCTCGCCGCCGTCCTGCTCCCCGGCGGCCCCTTAAGGCTTCTAGTGGAGATCGCCGAGTCCCGGGATGAGGAGATCCCCGCTTTGATCTACGAGGTCCGTCCCGTGGAGAACCTCCCCAGATTGAGTAGGAGGGTTTCGAGAGCAAGGACGCATTTTGACGCCAACCCACCTTCTAATTCCACCCCTGCTCCGCCCGGAGAGTCGCCGCCCCCCGAGATGGCAGTGGTGCTCGATGTGGATAGACCTGCAGCAGAGGAACCTTCGCCTGCCGATGTTAATGCTCCTTTAATAGAACAGAGACGAAACCACCCGGTAAATCGGTCCGGAGAAGAGTGGCTTGAAGGGATAGGAGTGGCTTCGTTGGGTTCGATCAAGTTAGGGCTGGGGGATTTCATCTTCTACAGCGTGTTGGTCGGGAGGGCGGCCATGTATGATTACACGGCAGTATACGCTTGCTACCTCGCGATTATAGCAGGGTTAGGTGTTACTTTGCTGCTTCTCGGCTTCTTTCGTCAGGCATTGCCGGCTCTTCCGGTGTCTATAACTCTTGGTGTTGTGTTTTATGTATTGACGCGGGAATTGCTCGAAGTTTTTGTTGTCCAGTGTTCGACAAATTTGCTGATGTTCTAA